The proteins below are encoded in one region of Hordeum vulgare subsp. vulgare chromosome 3H, MorexV3_pseudomolecules_assembly, whole genome shotgun sequence:
- the LOC123440651 gene encoding cysteine proteinase EP-B 2-like, with product MGLLSKKLLVASMVAAVLAVAAVELCSAIPMEDKDLESEEALWDLYERWQSAHRVRRHHAEKHRRFGTFKSNAHFIHSHNKRGEHPYRLHLNRFGDMDQAEFRATFVGDLRRDTPSKPPSVPGFMYAALNVSDLPPSVDWRQKGAVTGVKDQGKCGSCWAFSTVVSVEGINAIRTGSLVSLSEQELIDCDTADNDGCQGGLMDNAFEYIKNNGGLITEAAYPYRAARGTCNVARAAQNSPVVVHIDGHQDVPANSEEDLARAVANQPVSVAVEASGKAFMFYSEGVFTGECGTELDHGVAVVGYGVAEDGKAYWTVKNSWGPSWGEQGYIRVEKDSGASGGLCGIAMEASYPVKTYSKPTPMPRRALGAWESQ from the coding sequence ATGGGGCTGCTTAGCAAGAAGCTTCTGGTGGCATCCATGGTGGCTGCCGTGCTGGCCGTGGCGGCCGTGGAGCTCTGCAGCGCCATCCCGATGGAGGACAAGGACCTGGAATCGGAGGAGGCGCTATGGGACCTCTACGAGCGGTGGCAGTCGGCGCACCGCGTGCGCCGACACCACGCCGAGAAGCACCGCCGCTTCGGCACCTTCAAGTCCAACGCCCACTTCATCCACTCCCACAACAAGCGCGGCGAGCACCCCTATCGCCTCCACCTCAACCGCTTCGGCGACATGGACCAGGCCGAGTTCCGCGCCACCTTCGTCGGCGACCTCCGCCGCGACACCCCGTCCAAGCCGCCGTCCGTCCCCGGATTCATGTACGCCGCCCTGAACGTGTCCGACCTGCCGCCGTCCGTGGACTGGCGGCAGAAGGGCGCCGTGACGGGCGTCAAGGACCAGGGCAAGTGCGGCAGCTGCTGGGCATTCTCCACGGTGGTGTCCGTGGAAGGCATCAACGCCATCCGCACGGGCAGCCTCGTGTCCCTCTCGGAGCAGGAGCTCATCGACTGCGACACGGCGGACAACGACGGGTGCCAGGGCGGGCTCATGGACAACGCCTTCGAGTACATCAAGAACAACGGCGGGCTAATCACCGAGGCCGCCTACCCGTACCGCGCCGCCAGGGGCACCTGCAACGTCGCGAGAGCGGCCCAGAACTCGCCCGTGGTGGTGCACATCgacgggcaccaggacgtgccggcCAACAGCGAGGAGGACCTGGCCAGGGCGGTGGCGAACCAGCCCGTGTCCGTGGCCGTCGAGGCCAGCGGGAAGGCGTTCATGTTCTACTCCGAGGGGGTCTTCACCGGTGAATGTGGAACAGAGCTGGACCACGGCGTGGCGGTGGTCGGGTACGGGGTGGCGGAGGACGGCAAGGCGTACTGGACGGTGAAGAACTCGTGGGGGCCGTCGTGGGGGGAGCAGGGCTACATCAGGGTGGAGAAGGATTCCGGCGCCTCGGGCGGGCTCTGCGGCATCGCCATGGAGGCGTCCTATCCCGTCAAGACCTACAGCAAGCCCACGCCCATGCCCAGGCGCGCGCTTGGCGCCTGGGAGTCGCAGTGA